A region from the Benincasa hispida cultivar B227 chromosome 12, ASM972705v1, whole genome shotgun sequence genome encodes:
- the LOC120067484 gene encoding uncharacterized protein LOC120067484 — MFNVVYNEEIQLISIEKREASAYCMSIKQEFDGKPWYYDIKHYITYREYPLGASKNSKCTIRKLVMSFFMNGEVLYKRNYDMSLLRCVDASEAKRILGEVHEGICRTHANGHMMATQVLHACYYWLTMESDCIKLQKNVTNAIYMQIKYVLQFPLYMC, encoded by the coding sequence ATGTTTAATGTGGTTTATAATGAAGAAATTCAGCTAATAAGTATTGAGAAGCGTGAAGCATCAGCATACTGCATGAGTATTAAACAGGAGTTCGACGGAAAGCCTTGGTATTATGACATTAAGCACTACATCACATATCGAGAGTACCCACTGGGAGCATCGAAAAATAGTAAGTGCACCATTAGAAAGTTGGTCATGAGTTTCTTTATGAATGGAGAAGTGTTGTACAAGAGGAATTATGATATGTCCCTCCTGAGATGTGTTGATGCTTCAGAGGCCAAGAGAATTCTAGGAGAAGTTCACGAAGGAATTTGTAGGACACACGCAAATGGGCACATGATGGCAACACAAGTTTTACATGCTTGTTATTACTGGTTGACCATGGAGTCAGATTGCATCAAATTGCAAAAAAATGTCACAAATGCCATATATATGCAGATAAAGTACGTACTTCAGTTTCCCCTCTACATGTGTTGA